One window from the genome of Thermococcus siculi encodes:
- the speE gene encoding polyamine aminopropyltransferase, which translates to MGYNEEDNAFIEWYPRGYGVGFKVIRRLFETQTDYQRLEIYETEGFGKLLVLDGTVQLVEVGEESYHEVLVHPVLLAHPNPRRVLVIGGGDGGTLREVLRHETVEKATMVEIDDGVVEASYLYLDVAKELLDRLIKKEEPRAELIIGDGVKYLRESGEKFDAIIVDSTDPVGPAKLLFSEDFYRDAYEKLGDPGIYITQAGSVYLFTNELIDAYKAMKRVFDRVYYFSFPVIGYASPWSFLVGVKGDIDFTKVDLERAKNLDLYYYDPERHETLFQMPRYVRKLLEKGGE; encoded by the coding sequence ATGGGGTACAACGAGGAGGATAACGCTTTCATCGAATGGTATCCTAGGGGCTACGGCGTTGGCTTCAAGGTCATCCGGCGGCTCTTTGAGACGCAGACGGATTATCAGAGGCTCGAGATATACGAGACCGAGGGCTTCGGCAAGCTGCTCGTCCTCGATGGCACGGTCCAGCTCGTTGAGGTCGGGGAGGAGAGCTACCACGAGGTTCTCGTTCACCCGGTTCTGCTCGCCCACCCGAACCCGAGAAGGGTACTCGTCATCGGAGGCGGCGACGGCGGAACCCTCAGGGAGGTTCTCAGGCACGAAACTGTGGAGAAGGCCACGATGGTGGAGATAGACGACGGCGTCGTTGAGGCTTCCTACCTCTACCTCGACGTGGCCAAGGAGCTGTTGGACAGGCTCATAAAGAAGGAGGAGCCGAGGGCCGAGCTGATAATAGGCGACGGCGTGAAGTACCTCCGCGAGAGCGGCGAGAAGTTCGACGCCATAATAGTCGACTCCACCGACCCGGTCGGGCCGGCAAAGCTCCTCTTCAGTGAGGACTTCTACCGCGACGCCTACGAGAAGCTCGGCGATCCGGGAATATACATAACCCAGGCCGGCAGCGTCTACCTCTTCACCAACGAGCTTATAGATGCGTACAAGGCTATGAAGAGGGTCTTCGACAGGGTCTACTACTTCAGCTTCCCGGTCATCGGCTACGCATCCCCCTGGAGCTTCCTTGTGGGTGTTAAGGGCGATATAGACTTCACGAAGGTCGACCTCGAGAGGGCTAAAAACCTCGACCTCTACTACTACGACCCCGAGAGGCACGAGACGCTCTTCCAGATGCCGCGCTACGTGAGGAAGCTCCTTGAGAAGGGCGGGGAGTGA
- a CDS encoding pyruvoyl-dependent arginine decarboxylase, which yields MSWTTPKRAFIGAAVAEGGTKLNAFDNALLKLGIGNVNLVKLSSVIPAHIEWMDEVHDVPIGMLLPTVYAHIESDEPGMTISAALGVGISENNEGGLIYEYSGYCTKEEAEEMVRKMVEEGFAQRGWKLAEFRVASASITVKDKPAAALAVVVMFPY from the coding sequence ATGAGCTGGACAACACCCAAGAGAGCATTTATAGGTGCCGCAGTTGCCGAAGGAGGTACCAAGCTCAACGCGTTTGACAACGCGCTCCTCAAGCTCGGCATCGGCAACGTCAACCTCGTCAAGCTGAGCAGCGTTATCCCCGCGCACATAGAGTGGATGGACGAGGTTCACGACGTGCCGATAGGGATGCTCCTGCCGACCGTCTACGCCCACATCGAGAGCGACGAGCCGGGAATGACCATAAGCGCCGCTTTGGGGGTGGGCATCAGCGAGAACAACGAGGGCGGTCTCATATACGAGTACTCCGGCTACTGCACCAAGGAAGAGGCCGAGGAGATGGTCAGGAAGATGGTAGAGGAGGGCTTCGCCCAGCGCGGCTGGAAGCTGGCCGAGTTCAGGGTTGCGAGCGCGAGCATAACGGTGAAGGACAAGCCCGCCGCGGCTCTGGCGGTTGTTGTGATGTTCCCGTACTGA
- a CDS encoding cation:proton antiporter yields MEIIGYVFIIIAFARLLAEVFERLGYPGFLGEITAGMILSAVLVGMPRDQMELLAELGLFFLMISAGLEVTPEELHYAGRKTVPLYVATYIVMFLITIPFTGGVVGFDNIVSAAILSIASAPIVLRLKRFFGEGFLHVALSYAVISEIMGLFIVYMTVRFHESPGDYAPILLDILKDAIFIGGILYVNYLIGIKHKVMLIRFLRRLKSDEAVFGLFMVLSTSLAFISEEIGMHFTIGGFLAGLLMHSDLLGTKQYERLTTILSGVTYGIFAPIFFAWRGLNFETELSFVVIEFFVAIYTVRLLLSTLAVRKDGPSKSLVRGAGIASFGVLGLLIGEIGFVSGVLSEHMYAMSSLASVLGIFASATVGRIVNHRSSKKASKVS; encoded by the coding sequence ATGGAAATCATCGGGTACGTCTTCATCATCATAGCGTTCGCGAGGCTTCTTGCCGAGGTCTTCGAGAGGCTTGGCTACCCCGGTTTCCTGGGTGAGATAACGGCAGGAATGATACTGAGCGCGGTTCTCGTTGGCATGCCGCGCGATCAGATGGAGCTTCTGGCGGAGCTTGGCCTCTTTTTCCTGATGATCTCCGCGGGTCTGGAGGTGACCCCTGAGGAGCTTCACTACGCCGGGAGGAAGACGGTCCCCCTCTACGTTGCAACCTACATCGTCATGTTCCTGATCACAATCCCCTTCACCGGCGGGGTGGTCGGCTTCGACAACATCGTCTCCGCGGCCATACTCTCAATAGCTTCCGCACCCATAGTACTCAGGTTAAAGCGCTTCTTCGGCGAGGGCTTTCTCCACGTCGCCCTCTCCTACGCGGTCATAAGCGAGATAATGGGCCTTTTCATCGTCTACATGACGGTTCGTTTCCACGAGAGTCCCGGCGACTACGCGCCCATACTCCTCGACATACTCAAGGACGCCATCTTCATCGGCGGCATACTCTACGTCAACTACCTCATAGGCATAAAGCACAAGGTCATGCTCATCCGGTTCCTCCGCAGGCTCAAGAGCGACGAGGCCGTCTTTGGGCTGTTCATGGTACTCTCCACGTCCCTCGCGTTCATAAGCGAGGAGATAGGGATGCACTTTACCATCGGTGGCTTCCTGGCGGGCCTGCTCATGCACAGCGACCTCCTGGGGACAAAGCAGTACGAGAGGTTAACGACGATACTCAGCGGTGTTACCTATGGCATCTTCGCGCCCATATTCTTCGCCTGGCGTGGACTGAACTTCGAGACGGAGCTTTCCTTCGTCGTCATTGAGTTCTTCGTGGCCATCTACACCGTGAGGCTCCTACTCTCAACGCTCGCCGTCCGGAAGGACGGCCCCTCCAAAAGTCTAGTCCGTGGCGCAGGAATAGCAAGCTTTGGAGTCCTCGGCCTCCTCATAGGTGAGATTGGATTCGTCTCCGGCGTGCTGAGCGAGCACATGTACGCCATGTCCTCCCTCGCGAGCGTCCTCGGCATATTCGCCTCCGCCACCGTGGGCAGGATTGTGAATCACAGAAGCTCAAAGAAGGCCAGCAAGGTTTCTTAG
- a CDS encoding ACT domain-containing protein: MRHYEIVRIKESGKIEVPLEYAYDLGLVEGAYFLLEIDTDLKELHAERVALPGKRLVEVELVVEDKPGVLARISGLMGRHGANILFSESEELSAIGLAGIVAVIDVGSMNGTVDELLSELKALPEVKEVTFRPLE; encoded by the coding sequence ATGAGGCACTACGAGATAGTCCGGATAAAGGAGAGCGGAAAGATAGAGGTGCCCCTCGAGTACGCCTACGACCTCGGACTCGTTGAGGGAGCCTATTTTCTGCTGGAGATAGACACGGACCTGAAGGAACTCCACGCCGAGCGCGTTGCACTGCCCGGGAAGAGACTCGTCGAGGTGGAGCTGGTGGTGGAGGACAAGCCCGGTGTTCTGGCCAGGATAAGCGGACTGATGGGAAGGCACGGGGCCAACATACTCTTCAGCGAGTCCGAGGAGCTGTCCGCCATAGGGCTGGCGGGGATAGTGGCAGTGATAGACGTGGGGAGCATGAACGGCACCGTGGACGAGCTTCTGAGTGAGCTGAAGGCCCTGCCCGAGGTGAAAGAGGTCACCTTCCGCCCGCTGGAGTGA